In the Devosia sp. SL43 genome, one interval contains:
- the carB gene encoding carbamoyl-phosphate synthase large subunit produces the protein MPKRTDIKSILIIGAGPIIIGQACEFDYSGTQACKALKEEGYRIILVNSNPATIMTDPDLADATYMEPITPEVVAKIIEKERPDALLPTMGGQTALNCALSLRKMGVLEKFGVEMIGATAEAIDMAEDRELFRDAMKRIGLETPRSMLAHNTIEALQALEVIGLPCIIRPSFTLGGTGGGIAYNREEYLAIVESGVDASPTNEVLVEESVLGWKEYEMEVVRDKKDNCIIICSIENIDPMGVHTGDSITVAPALTLTDKEYQIMRDASLAVLREIGVETGGSNVQFGINPADGRMVVIEMNPRVSRSSALASKATGFPIAKVAARLAVGYTLDELDNDITGGMTPASFEPTIDYVVVKIPRFAFEKFPGADNRLTTSMKSVGEAMAIGRTFQESLQKALRSLETGLTGLNEIGIPGLGEGEDKNAIKAALGTPTPDRLLHVAEAMRKGLSLEDIHEACKIDPWFLEQMLGIVETENKVKQFGLPQDAVNLRSLKSMGFSDARLAQLANIKPSDVRKLRHSLDVRPAYKRIDTSAAEFASPTAYMYSTYEVPFNGKVDDEARPSDRKKVVILGGGPNRIGQGIEFDYCCCHAAFALADAGYETIMVNCNPETVSTDYDTSDRLYFEPLTEEDVIEILLTEKQNGTLHGVIVQFGGQTPLNLAEAVLKAGVPILGTQPDAIDLAEDRDQFSKLLNRLDLTQPKNGIAYSLEQSRLVAERLGYPLVIRPSYVLGGRAMAIVHSANEFERYVQDTLTGLVPPDILQRYPNDKTGQINSVLSDNPLLFDAYLSGATEIDVDALCDGKDVFVAGIMEHIEEAGIHSGDSACSLPPRNLSPEVLTELKRQTAELAFALKVGGLMNVQYALKDGVIYLLEVNPRASRTVPFVAKVIGQPIAKIASRIMAGESLASFGLVEKTFKHIAVKEAVFPFNRFPGVDTVLGPEMKSTGEVIGLDTDFAMAFAKSQMGAGQKVPTSGKAFISVRDDDKQYIVDMARHLVEAGFEILATGGTQRYLVENSVPATKINKVLEGRPHIVDSMKNGGVQLVINTTDGMKSISDSRDIRRTALLAKIPYYTTIDGALAAVEGIVALRNGSLAVRSLQSYFAA, from the coding sequence ATGCCAAAACGTACCGATATCAAATCGATCCTCATCATCGGTGCGGGTCCGATCATTATCGGGCAGGCCTGCGAGTTCGATTATTCCGGCACCCAGGCCTGCAAGGCGCTCAAGGAAGAGGGCTACCGGATCATCCTGGTGAACTCCAATCCGGCGACGATCATGACCGATCCGGACCTGGCCGACGCGACTTACATGGAGCCGATCACCCCTGAAGTGGTCGCCAAGATCATCGAGAAGGAACGTCCGGACGCGCTGCTGCCGACCATGGGCGGCCAGACGGCGCTGAATTGCGCGCTGAGCCTCCGCAAGATGGGCGTGCTGGAGAAGTTCGGCGTCGAGATGATCGGCGCGACGGCCGAGGCCATCGACATGGCGGAAGACCGCGAACTGTTCCGCGATGCCATGAAGCGGATCGGGCTGGAAACCCCGCGTTCCATGCTGGCGCATAACACTATCGAGGCGCTGCAGGCGCTCGAGGTCATCGGCCTGCCCTGCATCATCCGCCCGTCGTTCACCCTCGGCGGCACCGGCGGCGGCATTGCCTATAACCGCGAGGAATATCTCGCCATCGTCGAGAGCGGCGTCGATGCCAGCCCGACCAATGAAGTGCTGGTCGAGGAAAGCGTGCTCGGCTGGAAAGAGTACGAAATGGAGGTTGTCCGCGACAAGAAGGACAACTGCATCATCATCTGCTCGATCGAGAATATCGACCCGATGGGCGTGCATACCGGTGATTCCATCACCGTGGCGCCTGCTTTGACGCTGACGGACAAGGAATACCAGATCATGCGCGACGCCTCGCTGGCGGTTTTGCGCGAGATCGGCGTCGAGACCGGCGGCTCGAACGTGCAGTTCGGCATCAATCCGGCCGATGGCCGCATGGTCGTCATCGAGATGAATCCGCGCGTGTCGCGCTCGTCGGCGCTGGCGTCGAAGGCGACGGGTTTCCCCATCGCCAAGGTCGCGGCGCGGCTGGCGGTCGGCTATACGCTCGACGAGCTCGACAACGACATTACCGGCGGCATGACCCCGGCCTCGTTCGAGCCGACGATCGACTATGTCGTGGTGAAGATCCCGCGCTTCGCCTTCGAGAAATTCCCCGGCGCCGATAACCGCCTGACCACCTCGATGAAGTCGGTTGGCGAGGCCATGGCCATCGGCCGCACCTTCCAGGAATCGCTACAGAAGGCTTTGCGCTCGCTCGAAACCGGCCTCACCGGCCTCAACGAGATCGGCATTCCGGGCCTGGGCGAAGGCGAAGACAAGAACGCCATCAAGGCCGCACTCGGCACGCCGACGCCGGACCGCCTGCTGCATGTGGCCGAAGCCATGCGCAAGGGCCTGTCGCTGGAAGATATCCACGAGGCCTGCAAGATCGACCCGTGGTTCCTTGAGCAGATGCTGGGCATCGTCGAGACCGAGAACAAGGTCAAGCAATTCGGCCTGCCGCAGGATGCAGTGAACCTGCGGTCGCTCAAATCCATGGGCTTCTCGGACGCACGGCTGGCCCAGCTCGCCAACATCAAGCCATCGGACGTGCGCAAGCTGCGGCACTCGCTGGATGTGCGCCCGGCCTATAAGCGCATCGACACCTCGGCCGCCGAATTCGCCTCGCCGACCGCCTATATGTACTCGACCTACGAAGTGCCGTTCAACGGCAAGGTGGATGACGAAGCCCGCCCGTCCGACCGCAAGAAGGTGGTTATCCTCGGTGGCGGACCGAACCGCATCGGCCAAGGCATCGAGTTCGACTATTGCTGCTGCCATGCCGCCTTCGCACTGGCCGACGCCGGCTACGAGACCATCATGGTCAACTGCAACCCAGAAACCGTATCGACCGACTACGACACCTCGGATCGCCTGTATTTCGAGCCGCTGACCGAAGAAGACGTGATCGAAATCCTGTTGACCGAAAAGCAGAACGGCACCCTGCATGGCGTGATCGTGCAGTTCGGCGGCCAGACGCCGCTGAACCTGGCCGAAGCCGTGCTCAAGGCCGGCGTGCCGATCCTGGGCACCCAGCCAGACGCCATCGATCTGGCCGAAGATCGCGACCAGTTCAGCAAGCTGCTCAACAGGCTCGACCTGACCCAGCCCAAGAACGGCATTGCCTATAGCCTGGAGCAGTCCCGCCTCGTCGCCGAGCGCCTGGGCTATCCGCTGGTGATCCGCCCGAGCTACGTACTGGGTGGCCGCGCCATGGCGATCGTGCATTCGGCCAACGAATTCGAGCGCTATGTGCAGGATACGCTGACCGGCCTCGTGCCGCCCGATATCCTGCAGCGCTATCCGAACGACAAGACCGGGCAGATCAACTCGGTGCTGTCGGACAATCCACTGCTGTTCGACGCCTACCTCTCAGGCGCGACCGAAATCGACGTCGACGCCCTCTGCGACGGCAAGGACGTGTTCGTTGCCGGCATCATGGAGCATATCGAAGAGGCCGGCATTCACTCCGGCGACTCGGCCTGCTCGCTGCCGCCGCGCAACCTGTCGCCCGAGGTGCTCACCGAACTGAAGCGCCAAACGGCCGAGCTCGCTTTCGCGCTCAAGGTCGGCGGGCTGATGAACGTGCAGTATGCGCTCAAGGACGGCGTCATCTACCTACTCGAAGTCAATCCTCGCGCCTCGCGCACCGTACCCTTCGTCGCCAAGGTGATCGGGCAGCCGATCGCCAAGATCGCCAGCCGCATCATGGCCGGCGAGAGCCTTGCCAGCTTCGGCCTGGTCGAAAAGACCTTCAAGCATATCGCCGTCAAGGAAGCCGTGTTCCCGTTCAACCGCTTCCCGGGAGTCGATACGGTGCTGGGGCCGGAGATGAAGTCGACCGGCGAAGTGATCGGGCTCGATACCGATTTCGCCATGGCCTTCGCCAAGTCGCAGATGGGGGCAGGCCAGAAGGTGCCGACTTCGGGCAAGGCCTTCATCTCGGTGCGGGATGACGACAAGCAGTATATCGTCGACATGGCCCGCCACCTGGTGGAAGCCGGCTTCGAGATTTTGGCGACCGGCGGGACGCAGCGCTATCTCGTCGAGAACAG